Below is a window of Gemmatimonadaceae bacterium DNA.
GCGCTGCCGGCCGTGGAGGTCGTGACATCGGCGGACGGGGCCACGGATGCCGCGGCGGGCACCGCGCCGCCAGCGCCTGACCTGGCCGACGGCAGCGCTGAGCGCGGCGTGGTGGCCGCCGAGGCGGACAGTGCGCAGGCCGACGGCGCGGAAACACTCCCTGCGGCCGCCGCGGTGGCGACGCCCGCAGCGGTCGTCGTGACCGAGCCTGTGACTGAGCCCGTGACCGCGCCTGCGCTGCCATCACTCGCGGGGCTCCGGCAACTGATCGCCGAGCCCGCCCCCGTGACCGCACTCCAGGCCGTGCACGGCGTGACGATCGCGAGCGCGCAGACGGTCTCGCGCATCACCCCGTTGACGATGCCGTCGGTCTACGGCGACCCGATCGACTTCCGCGGCGTGCGGCACGCCCCGGTGGACGCAGGCGGCGTGATCTTCCTCTTCGGCATGATCGCGCGCGAGCTCGGCTTCCACGTGGAGGCGATGACCAGTGGCTTCCCGCGCTGCGAGGCGAAGCGCCAGCTCGCACCGGGTCGCTGGGCGCGGGTCCGGATCGACTTCGAGCTCGAGAGCCGACAGTTCCGCGACGCCGGCCGGAACCCATCGTCATGTGACGTGGTGGTCTGCTGGCGTGACACCTGGCCAGACCGCCCGGCGACCCTCGAGGTCCTGGCGCTCGAGCGCATCATCTCGACCCTCCCGGCCCGCGAATGACTCCCAAGCCACCGAAGGCGACCACCGATCGCGGTGGCCCCTGCCCGTACTGCACCAACCCGTTGCCGACGGGTCGTGCGATCTCGTTCTGTCCACACTGCGGCATGAACGTGGTGGTGGCACAGTGCCCGGCCTGCAGCAGTGAGGTCGAGCCGGGCTGG
It encodes the following:
- a CDS encoding zinc ribbon domain-containing protein codes for the protein MTPKPPKATTDRGGPCPYCTNPLPTGRAISFCPHCGMNVVVAQCPACSSEVEPGWHYCVTCGRDVSALPQPSSGPQAP